A region from the Sutcliffiella horikoshii genome encodes:
- a CDS encoding TolB-like translocation protein: protein MKKQTLKLFTISLIGFVIIISVLLYFFSERFTRSWLPIDNGFGETVTLSPDDKSIVFPFYQSGDGALYKANVDGSNVNQLTYPRQEESHVHPRYSSKGDKILFLSQEKGENTLTRSLYIMNNDGSELIRLSQEDELITDAIFSQDDQSIYYLAAKRYQEGNEIEEGPTNIDLYSISITGDKKERLTHDESLKKRSLSLTEDGSKLGFVEWSKDEEKGLHSSFIVMDTETMEREYVNPDFNTNIIYSGKLSPTGDLIAFSAASENPREKSQFIYEMYTMSTSGKEVQPITSFRTLITEPVFFRDKERVLFIQDQSWLRGKPNYKLWAVDINGEKIKSITLQMPQFSGTIL from the coding sequence ATGAAAAAACAAACATTAAAACTATTCACCATCTCCCTTATAGGATTTGTCATCATCATATCCGTCCTTTTATATTTCTTCTCAGAACGATTTACCCGCTCATGGCTCCCTATTGATAACGGATTCGGGGAAACAGTCACCTTGTCACCTGATGACAAGTCCATTGTTTTTCCATTTTATCAAAGTGGGGATGGAGCACTCTATAAAGCAAATGTTGATGGGAGCAATGTTAATCAACTAACCTATCCAAGGCAGGAAGAAAGCCATGTGCATCCTCGCTATTCATCCAAAGGCGATAAGATCCTCTTTTTATCGCAAGAAAAGGGCGAGAACACACTAACTAGATCACTTTACATAATGAACAATGATGGAAGTGAACTTATCCGCCTTTCGCAAGAAGATGAATTAATAACGGATGCTATTTTTTCACAGGACGATCAATCCATCTATTATTTAGCAGCAAAGCGTTATCAGGAAGGCAATGAAATAGAGGAAGGCCCAACTAACATTGATTTGTACTCTATTTCTATTACAGGAGATAAAAAGGAGCGTCTCACTCATGATGAAAGTTTAAAAAAGCGGAGCCTCTCACTCACAGAGGACGGGAGTAAACTTGGCTTTGTGGAATGGAGTAAAGATGAAGAAAAAGGTCTTCATTCATCTTTTATTGTAATGGACACTGAGACTATGGAGAGAGAGTACGTAAACCCGGATTTTAATACAAATATTATCTATAGTGGCAAACTCTCTCCAACTGGGGACCTTATTGCGTTTTCTGCAGCAAGCGAAAATCCTCGTGAAAAATCGCAATTCATCTATGAAATGTACACAATGAGTACAAGTGGGAAGGAAGTACAACCTATTACAAGCTTTCGTACCTTGATTACAGAACCGGTATTTTTCCGGGACAAAGAGAGGGTATTATTTATCCAGGATCAGAGTTGGTTGAGGGGAAAACCGAACTATAAATTGTGGGCTGTGGATATCAATGGGGAGAAAATTAAATCCATTACCTTGCAAATGCCACAGTTTTCTGGAACCATTCTTTAG
- a CDS encoding IS3 family transposase (programmed frameshift), translating into MTIFTKEEKLLAARRYLDELYSYRELAKQLGVDDSVLRYWVMLVKHHGDQAFVFPYTNYSPAFKLRVIQTIKESNYSIREASAIFHIPDPCMVRRWKRKWETCGDAAFNPKEKGLSTMTSKHNKISNNDKATNPSMEELKKELEYLRMENAYLKKLKGLSSGREITKEIKAKVIYELRHAFPVNQLAKVANISRSTYYFIVQSWEQPDPDRKWKRRIAFIYRKHQGRFGYRRITDVLQEKGYIINKKKVYRIMRELGLQCIVRMKKYKSYKGEIGKAAANILDRNFKADRPNQKWVTDVTEFKLFGQELYLSPILDLFNGEIITYTIQSRPTYDLVGNMLKQGLERLNEDDNLILHSDQGWHYRMPKYKRTLNQHNITQSMSRKGNCYDNAVMENFFGILKSELLYLQEFDSVAHFKEELEEYIHYYNHLRIKSRLKRKSPVAYRASFEQAA; encoded by the exons ATGACTATATTCACTAAGGAGGAAAAACTCCTTGCCGCAAGACGTTACTTGGATGAATTATATAGTTACCGTGAATTAGCTAAACAACTTGGAGTAGACGACTCTGTACTCCGATATTGGGTGATGTTAGTAAAGCACCACGGTGACCAAGCATTTGTGTTTCCCTATACAAACTATTCGCCAGCCTTTAAACTGAGGGTAATTCAAACTATAAAGGAATCGAATTATTCCATTCGAGAGGCGTCGGCGATTTTCCACATCCCAGATCCGTGTATGGTTCGTAGGTGGAAACGTAAGTGGGAGACATGTGGAGATGCCGCCTTTAACCCAAAAGAAAAGGGGCTATCTACTATGACTTCCAAACACAATAAAATATCCAATAACGACAAAGCTACCAACCCTTCCATGGAAGAGTTGAAAAAAGAATTAGAATATCTTCGTATGGAGAATGCGTATTTAAAAAAGCTGAAAG GCCTTAGTTCAGGAAGAGAAATTACCAAAGAAATTAAAGCGAAAGTAATATATGAACTAAGGCATGCATTCCCTGTAAATCAATTGGCGAAGGTAGCTAATATATCTAGAAGTACCTACTATTTCATTGTTCAAAGCTGGGAACAACCTGACCCTGATCGTAAGTGGAAAAGACGTATTGCGTTCATATACCGTAAGCATCAAGGCCGTTTTGGTTATCGTCGTATTACCGATGTCCTACAGGAAAAAGGCTATATAATCAATAAAAAGAAAGTGTACCGTATTATGAGAGAACTAGGACTTCAATGCATCGTAAGGATGAAGAAGTACAAGTCTTATAAAGGAGAAATAGGAAAAGCTGCCGCAAACATCTTAGACCGTAATTTTAAGGCCGATAGGCCGAATCAGAAATGGGTCACTGACGTGACAGAGTTTAAGTTGTTTGGTCAGGAATTATATCTTTCTCCTATACTTGATTTGTTTAACGGCGAGATCATAACGTACACTATTCAATCAAGGCCCACTTATGATTTAGTAGGAAACATGTTAAAACAAGGATTAGAACGGCTAAATGAAGACGATAATCTTATCCTTCACTCTGACCAAGGGTGGCATTACAGAATGCCAAAATACAAAAGGACTTTAAACCAACATAATATTACCCAAAGTATGTCTAGAAAAGGAAACTGTTATGACAATGCAGTAATGGAGAACTTTTTCGGAATTTTAAAATCTGAATTATTGTACTTACAAGAATTTGATAGCGTCGCCCATTTTAAGGAGGAGCTAGAAGAGTACATCCATTACTACAACCACTTGAGAATAAAATCAAGGTTAAAACGGAAAAGTCCAGTAGCTTATCGAGCTAGTTTTGAGCAAGCTGCTTAG
- a CDS encoding undecaprenyldiphospho-muramoylpentapeptide beta-N-acetylglucosaminyltransferase, translating into MTNKKIVFTGGGSAGHVTPNIAIMNKLKASGWDITYIGSRKGIEEDIIGKEDIPFHGISSGKLRRYFDWKNFSDPLRIIKGAMEALLILRKVKPKVVFSKGGFVTVPVVMAAKMLKIPVIIHESDITPGLANKIATKFATRVFVTFDETLKHFPSDKVLFTGSPIREELFKGKAQEGRAWLGFHEKKPILTIMGGSLGAKKINETLRQVLTPLTEQYQIVHLCGKGNMDRSLEGVKGYKQFEYINQELPDVLAASEFIISRAGANSIFEFLALRKPMLLIPLSRNASRGDQILNAQSFEKKGFAKVLFEEDLTTETLLIQLEALKNDKDHLQKNMSEDSAPNTLEIILKEIINTAK; encoded by the coding sequence ATGACTAATAAAAAAATCGTCTTCACAGGCGGTGGCTCTGCAGGCCATGTAACTCCCAATATTGCAATCATGAATAAACTAAAAGCATCAGGTTGGGATATTACATATATCGGTTCAAGAAAAGGAATTGAAGAAGATATTATCGGTAAAGAAGATATCCCTTTTCACGGGATTTCAAGTGGTAAGCTCAGACGCTATTTTGACTGGAAGAATTTTTCCGATCCACTCAGAATCATTAAAGGGGCAATGGAAGCACTATTGATTTTAAGAAAAGTGAAGCCTAAAGTCGTATTTTCCAAGGGTGGATTTGTCACTGTTCCTGTAGTGATGGCAGCAAAAATGTTAAAAATACCTGTTATCATTCATGAATCAGACATTACACCGGGGCTTGCTAATAAAATTGCAACCAAATTTGCGACAAGAGTATTTGTCACATTTGACGAGACATTGAAGCACTTTCCGTCTGATAAAGTATTATTTACCGGTTCACCGATCAGAGAAGAGTTATTCAAAGGAAAAGCTCAAGAAGGTAGAGCATGGCTTGGATTTCATGAGAAAAAACCGATCCTAACCATTATGGGAGGAAGTCTCGGGGCGAAAAAAATCAATGAAACCTTACGTCAAGTCTTAACTCCATTAACAGAGCAATATCAAATTGTCCACTTATGCGGAAAAGGAAACATGGATCGTTCCCTTGAAGGCGTAAAAGGCTATAAACAATTTGAATATATCAATCAAGAGCTTCCAGATGTTTTAGCAGCGTCCGAGTTTATCATCTCAAGAGCTGGTGCGAATTCCATTTTTGAATTTCTGGCATTGCGTAAACCGATGCTGTTGATCCCACTTTCTAGGAATGCAAGCAGGGGAGATCAAATCTTGAATGCTCAATCATTTGAGAAGAAAGGGTTTGCGAAGGTTTTGTTCGAAGAAGATCTCACTACTGAAACCCTGTTAATTCAACTAGAGGCACTCAAGAATGATAAAGATCACCTTCAAAAAAACATGTCAGAAGACAGTGCACCAAACACACTGGAAATTATCCTAAAAGAAATCATAAACACAGCAAAATAA
- a CDS encoding YvrJ family protein, with translation MDQWWTWISEVGFPIVITFYLLHRIEQKLENVTKTLQQLPYQLSREALPKRNIK, from the coding sequence ATGGACCAGTGGTGGACATGGATAAGTGAAGTTGGTTTCCCGATTGTGATCACGTTCTACTTGTTGCATCGAATAGAACAAAAACTAGAAAATGTAACAAAAACGTTGCAACAACTTCCATATCAATTATCCAGGGAAGCACTGCCTAAAAGGAACATTAAATAA
- a CDS encoding DUF2922 domain-containing protein, with translation MFTLELFFLNEEGTKVKVSVDDPRADLTQVEIEEAMDTIIAANVFTSKGGNFVTKDSARIVERNVTEYEIA, from the coding sequence ATGTTTACACTAGAATTATTTTTCCTGAATGAAGAAGGCACAAAGGTGAAGGTGTCCGTTGATGATCCTAGAGCGGATTTAACACAGGTGGAAATCGAAGAGGCGATGGATACCATTATTGCTGCCAATGTTTTTACGTCCAAAGGTGGGAATTTTGTCACAAAAGATAGTGCAAGAATTGTGGAACGTAATGTTACGGAATATGAAATAGCTTAA
- a CDS encoding DUF1659 domain-containing protein: MADYAVENVQLRLMYELGEDDKGNLLFRSKNYNNIKVDAEATALLQAAGAISGLQTTPVSNVRRSELHYLG, translated from the coding sequence ATGGCAGATTACGCAGTAGAAAATGTCCAACTTCGTCTAATGTATGAATTAGGGGAGGATGACAAAGGGAATTTATTGTTCCGTTCCAAAAACTACAACAACATTAAAGTGGATGCAGAGGCGACAGCGCTATTACAAGCAGCAGGAGCAATTTCTGGCCTTCAGACAACACCTGTATCAAATGTTAGACGTAGTGAGTTGCACTATCTAGGCTAA
- a CDS encoding Spx/MgsR family RNA polymerase-binding regulatory protein has product MNEIIFYSYPSCTSCRKTKKWLKGNNIQFQEKHIFRETPNKKEMMKILSLTTEGIDEILATRSQTFKDLGIDVNELSLSQLIELIIEEPKLLRRPIITSGKKLIVGYNESELQKLSRQKSKFELKQSVS; this is encoded by the coding sequence ATGAATGAAATCATTTTTTACAGTTACCCAAGTTGTACGTCATGTAGAAAGACGAAGAAGTGGTTGAAAGGTAACAATATTCAATTCCAGGAGAAGCATATTTTTCGGGAAACTCCTAACAAAAAAGAGATGATGAAGATCCTTTCGTTAACAACAGAAGGAATTGATGAGATATTAGCAACTAGAAGCCAAACTTTCAAAGACCTGGGGATTGATGTAAATGAATTATCTCTTTCCCAACTAATTGAATTAATCATTGAGGAGCCAAAGCTGCTTAGAAGACCAATCATCACTAGTGGGAAAAAGTTGATTGTTGGCTATAACGAATCTGAGTTGCAAAAGCTTTCCAGACAGAAATCTAAGTTTGAACTAAAGCAATCTGTTTCATAA
- a CDS encoding DUF2626 domain-containing protein encodes MDRMYRVMGFWTGIFAVMFYLGHMTQTSLLFFGQTVFFILLSYLKLSERMYIYIFGAYLTIFFVAFSYWTTFMMVPGSGGH; translated from the coding sequence ATGGATCGTATGTACCGTGTAATGGGTTTCTGGACTGGGATTTTCGCGGTTATGTTTTATCTTGGCCACATGACTCAAACGTCTTTACTTTTCTTCGGACAAACGGTATTCTTCATTTTATTAAGTTATCTTAAGCTATCTGAACGTATGTACATCTATATTTTCGGAGCATATTTAACAATTTTCTTTGTTGCCTTCTCGTATTGGACAACATTTATGATGGTGCCTGGATCTGGTGGTCATTAA
- a CDS encoding class I SAM-dependent methyltransferase codes for MIPTFLQEQIEKAPGEKLDFAEYMMAVLYHPFEGYYMKPKNKVGTKGDFITTSNVHNVYGKLFAKLLVKYFNETEIPPVIIEVGGGNGRFAKHLLEEFKLLDGPLYGRLTYVMVETSSYHIHLQKTTIPDSEPVSYFTSLEDVPESFRKGVLFSNELFDALPVHVIEYTNGTLKEVFVTIEEEGLTEKSIQLENVEIQAYISKYKLTFSEGQRMEIPLAMVDYANIIGEWLLAGTIITVDYGYRFSELASQDLMEGSLRGYYQHQLIKDPLKYPAEMDLTSHIHLDTLEGRFEGLGFSHAGTMRQGEFLVAAGILDYLQDNQDPNPFSEKSKQNRAIRTLIMDGSWSNSFHVLIHEKGTNKWKKLINPEPQ; via the coding sequence ATGATCCCAACATTTCTCCAAGAACAGATAGAGAAGGCACCGGGAGAAAAATTGGATTTTGCCGAATATATGATGGCTGTTCTCTACCATCCTTTCGAAGGGTATTATATGAAACCTAAGAACAAGGTAGGTACAAAAGGGGATTTTATCACAACCAGCAATGTTCATAATGTCTACGGAAAGCTATTTGCTAAACTGTTGGTAAAGTATTTTAATGAAACGGAGATTCCACCGGTAATCATCGAGGTTGGCGGCGGAAATGGCAGGTTTGCAAAGCATCTATTGGAGGAGTTTAAACTCCTAGATGGACCGCTCTATGGCCGCTTGACCTATGTCATGGTGGAGACAAGCTCCTATCACATTCATTTGCAGAAAACCACTATCCCAGATTCTGAACCTGTTAGCTACTTTACTTCTTTAGAAGATGTCCCTGAGAGCTTTAGGAAGGGTGTACTGTTTTCCAATGAATTATTCGATGCTTTGCCTGTTCATGTTATTGAATACACAAATGGAACCTTAAAGGAAGTATTTGTAACGATAGAAGAAGAGGGTTTAACTGAAAAAAGCATTCAGCTTGAGAATGTGGAAATTCAGGCTTACATTTCTAAATATAAATTGACCTTTTCAGAAGGACAGCGAATGGAAATCCCTTTAGCAATGGTGGATTATGCGAACATAATCGGAGAATGGCTGCTGGCAGGTACCATTATAACGGTTGATTATGGCTACCGTTTTTCTGAATTAGCTAGTCAGGATTTAATGGAGGGCAGTCTTCGAGGTTATTATCAGCATCAACTGATAAAGGATCCCCTGAAATACCCTGCTGAGATGGATTTAACCTCACATATCCACTTGGATACGTTAGAGGGGCGCTTTGAAGGCTTGGGGTTCAGTCATGCAGGAACGATGAGGCAAGGGGAATTTCTGGTGGCAGCAGGCATACTTGATTACCTTCAAGACAATCAGGATCCAAATCCGTTTTCGGAAAAAAGCAAACAGAACCGAGCGATAAGAACCCTGATTATGGACGGAAGCTGGAGTAACTCTTTTCATGTACTTATACATGAAAAGGGAACGAATAAATGGAAAAAGCTAATAAATCCGGAACCACAATAA
- a CDS encoding MBL fold metallo-hydrolase — protein sequence MKWKQLPLGPLQTNAYLLINERKECLIFDPGSEGQAFNSYLEENALKPLAILLTHAHFDHIGAVDAVRKHWDVPVYVHKKEKNWLGDPSLNGSQFFQLGPITANSADHLIQSEDKLVISNFELEVLFTPGHSPGSVSFYHEASKVVFAGDALFAGSIGRTDLPGGNHDQLIQSIHNKLLTLPEETTVLSGHGMTTTIEKEMDSNPFLNGF from the coding sequence ATGAAATGGAAACAGCTGCCACTAGGTCCGCTGCAAACAAATGCGTACCTCCTCATAAATGAAAGAAAAGAATGCCTCATTTTCGACCCGGGAAGTGAAGGGCAAGCATTCAATTCCTACTTGGAAGAAAATGCGCTTAAACCTTTAGCTATATTATTGACACATGCTCACTTTGATCACATAGGAGCAGTAGATGCCGTTCGTAAACATTGGGATGTTCCTGTTTATGTACATAAGAAAGAAAAGAATTGGCTAGGAGATCCAAGCCTAAATGGCTCGCAGTTCTTCCAACTTGGCCCCATTACGGCGAATTCTGCAGATCATCTAATTCAATCAGAAGATAAATTAGTCATTTCCAATTTCGAACTAGAAGTATTGTTTACTCCAGGCCATTCGCCAGGCAGTGTGAGCTTTTATCATGAAGCTAGCAAAGTGGTATTTGCAGGTGATGCACTTTTTGCAGGTAGCATCGGAAGAACTGATCTTCCAGGCGGCAATCATGATCAGCTTATACAAAGCATACACAACAAGCTGTTGACCCTGCCGGAAGAAACAACTGTTCTATCTGGCCATGGAATGACTACTACCATAGAGAAGGAAATGGATAGTAACCCATTTCTTAATGGATTTTAA
- a CDS encoding DUF2759 domain-containing protein yields the protein MPLVIIFGLVTLLCVFALVRSLKEKNFLGVLFAFGTVAVFGWFTVMTVIEHGYPVAH from the coding sequence TTGCCATTAGTTATTATTTTTGGACTTGTAACACTTTTATGCGTATTTGCACTTGTCCGTTCCCTTAAAGAAAAAAACTTCCTAGGAGTTCTTTTCGCATTTGGAACTGTTGCAGTGTTTGGTTGGTTTACAGTAATGACTGTCATTGAACACGGTTATCCGGTAGCACACTAA
- a CDS encoding MTH1187 family thiamine-binding protein — translation MAIVDVTVIPIGTNGPSVSDYVADIQDILEGFKKEGKINYKLTPMSTIIEGELPTLMHVVQVIHEAPFQKGLHRVATNIRIDDRRDKSVQMDDKLRAVESKRSI, via the coding sequence ATGGCAATCGTCGATGTTACGGTTATTCCTATAGGAACGAACGGGCCAAGTGTAAGTGACTATGTTGCAGATATACAAGATATCTTAGAGGGATTTAAAAAAGAAGGAAAAATCAACTATAAATTAACTCCAATGAGTACGATTATCGAGGGAGAACTCCCAACGTTAATGCACGTGGTACAGGTTATCCATGAAGCGCCGTTTCAAAAAGGCCTTCATCGTGTAGCAACCAACATAAGGATAGATGATCGCAGAGACAAAAGCGTACAAATGGATGATAAACTTCGTGCAGTAGAGTCCAAACGCTCCATATAA
- a CDS encoding YqgU-like beta propeller domain-containing protein, translated as MKRVFWVVCIISCFLIGCQSPPHPKEVSNAPALSNQEKQKPFNPSNFHNEPLKKLSLPFDQFTTVSEWLNDETILYIANEGTGSVVHSFHLISGETDVFYKSEELIMSVEANKTYDMFLVRSAVSATEGKLRVLSDKGEELAEWTFDNSIDLVYSWNPFSVQQLVVSSFKEDWSYDTFLLDVHDKSMVKKDVADPFVQWLPNEEIGFIDWNHEMPDLEAPLYAENLGTEEKRELKESVVMFHTYDNLLITVGSVDDVGIASYSFYGFPELKEIQTYKAPLLTSYSNYFIPYYDFVDNTKMFYTFESTRAGNADGYSDGFQLISFDSTSGEKKVLAKDLENTPLKCSPSGVYCLYGYQLEQIIIPSTKEIVNLVELS; from the coding sequence ATGAAAAGGGTTTTTTGGGTAGTCTGTATCATCAGTTGTTTTTTGATAGGATGTCAATCTCCTCCTCACCCCAAGGAAGTTAGCAATGCGCCTGCACTCTCAAATCAGGAAAAACAAAAACCTTTCAATCCATCAAACTTTCATAATGAACCACTTAAAAAGCTCTCATTACCATTTGATCAATTCACTACGGTTTCAGAATGGTTGAATGATGAAACCATATTATATATAGCTAACGAAGGCACCGGTTCTGTTGTCCATTCCTTTCATCTGATTTCAGGTGAAACAGATGTGTTTTATAAATCTGAAGAATTGATTATGTCAGTGGAAGCTAATAAGACGTATGACATGTTTCTTGTTCGCTCTGCAGTTTCCGCAACCGAAGGGAAATTAAGAGTTCTATCAGACAAAGGAGAAGAACTTGCTGAATGGACTTTTGATAATTCCATAGATCTTGTCTATTCCTGGAATCCCTTTTCTGTGCAGCAGCTGGTTGTATCATCTTTTAAAGAGGACTGGTCTTATGATACCTTCCTGCTTGATGTCCATGATAAAAGTATGGTAAAAAAAGATGTAGCAGATCCGTTTGTGCAATGGCTGCCAAATGAAGAGATAGGTTTTATAGATTGGAATCATGAGATGCCAGACTTGGAAGCTCCGTTATATGCAGAGAACTTAGGGACGGAAGAAAAAAGGGAGCTAAAGGAAAGCGTCGTGATGTTCCATACCTATGACAACCTGCTAATTACCGTAGGGTCAGTGGATGATGTGGGAATAGCTTCTTATTCATTTTATGGTTTTCCGGAATTGAAAGAAATTCAGACCTATAAAGCGCCACTACTAACGTCATATTCGAATTACTTTATTCCTTATTATGATTTTGTAGATAACACAAAGATGTTCTATACATTCGAGTCAACTCGCGCAGGGAATGCAGATGGATATTCTGATGGCTTTCAATTAATATCATTTGACAGCACAAGCGGGGAAAAGAAGGTGCTGGCAAAAGATTTAGAGAACACGCCATTGAAATGCTCTCCAAGTGGAGTTTATTGTTTGTATGGTTACCAGTTGGAGCAAATAATAATTCCTTCAACAAAGGAAATAGTAAATCTAGTGGAATTATCCTAA
- a CDS encoding M14 family metallopeptidase gives MKVFARRGDSLWYYSQLFGLPLQLLCDSNPEIPSGSEPLKIGKEIAIPGFTHRDHKILKVETIQTIAQKLNFSADCILLVNQDKDFAQIKAGDVLQVPIRKTRNIVNPKKPYDYDTLVKDIDRLKEIYPFIQCTSIGQSVMGKSLHHIRLGKGKKKIHWNGSFHANEWITSAVIMNLINDYLRCLTNFTPLRGIPCIPLYDQAELSIVPMVNPDGVDLVLNGPPSETPFKKLVENINQDRLDYLGWKANIRGIDLNKHFPANWKIEKTRKEEKVPSPRDYPGDLPLTEPEALAMAGLADKENFDKVIAVHTQGEEFYWGYEGLEPVESEAIAEEFERVSTYKSVRYVDSHAGFKDWFIQEYKKPGFTLELGKGINPLPLSQYDTIYQKTLGIFLASLYL, from the coding sequence ATGAAGGTCTTTGCAAGAAGAGGGGATTCCTTATGGTACTATAGTCAATTATTTGGGCTGCCCTTGCAATTATTATGCGATTCCAACCCAGAGATACCCTCTGGCTCAGAACCCCTTAAAATTGGTAAAGAGATAGCTATCCCGGGTTTTACCCATAGAGATCATAAAATCTTAAAAGTGGAAACCATTCAAACAATCGCTCAAAAACTAAATTTCTCGGCGGATTGTATATTGTTGGTGAATCAAGATAAAGATTTTGCCCAAATAAAGGCCGGAGATGTCCTGCAAGTGCCTATTCGGAAAACACGAAATATTGTTAACCCGAAAAAACCATACGATTACGATACATTGGTAAAAGACATTGATAGGTTAAAGGAAATTTACCCATTCATTCAATGCACTTCAATAGGACAATCTGTAATGGGAAAGTCCCTGCATCACATACGATTAGGTAAAGGAAAGAAGAAAATACATTGGAATGGCAGCTTTCATGCAAACGAGTGGATTACCAGTGCGGTAATTATGAATCTAATTAACGATTACCTAAGATGCTTAACGAACTTTACACCATTAAGAGGTATTCCTTGTATACCTTTATATGATCAAGCTGAGCTCTCCATTGTTCCGATGGTCAACCCTGATGGAGTGGATCTTGTGCTGAACGGGCCGCCGTCTGAAACTCCTTTTAAGAAACTAGTGGAAAATATTAATCAGGATCGTCTTGATTATTTAGGGTGGAAAGCAAACATCAGGGGTATTGATTTAAATAAGCATTTTCCTGCCAATTGGAAAATAGAGAAGACAAGAAAAGAAGAGAAAGTTCCTTCTCCACGGGATTATCCTGGGGACTTGCCATTGACTGAGCCTGAAGCATTAGCGATGGCCGGCTTGGCCGATAAAGAAAATTTTGATAAAGTGATTGCAGTCCATACCCAAGGGGAAGAGTTCTACTGGGGTTATGAAGGATTGGAACCTGTGGAGAGTGAAGCGATCGCAGAGGAATTTGAAAGGGTCAGTACCTATAAAAGCGTTCGCTATGTTGACAGTCACGCCGGATTCAAAGATTGGTTCATTCAGGAATATAAAAAGCCTGGATTCACGTTGGAACTTGGTAAAGGAATTAACCCACTTCCCTTGTCCCAATACGACACGATCTACCAAAAAACCCTCGGTATTTTTCTGGCCTCTCTATACCTTTAA